The genomic DNA CATTCCATACCTCGCGGCTATTACCAAACGCGTGCGGTTGGGCGTCAGCATCATTGTCACCCCCTATCGTGCCCCTGGCGTGCTTGCCGCTGAAATCGCCACCTGGGATCACCTCTCGGGCGGGCGCATCAATGTGGGCGTGGGCTCAGGCTGGATGCCAGAGGAATTCGCCGCAGCCAGCGCTGCACACATCTACCAGAAACGCAACAAGCATGTACGAGAAACAATCGAGGTAATGCAGGGAGTGTGGACCAACGACGTGTTCGAGTATCACGGCGAGTTCGCCGACTTTCCGAAATGCGGCTTTGGCGTGAAGCCGGTGCAGAAACCACGACCACCAATGTTTTTCGGTGGCTTAGGCAGGCCGGACCTTGCGGCAGCGCGCGTCACGAAGTACAGCCTCGAAGGGTGGATCGGCATCATGGATACACCAGAAGCGATCGGTATCTGGCGTACGGCCATCAAGGAGGAGTTCGTGAAGATGGGAACGCCGAACGCTATCGACGCACTCGAAATCTGTAGCATGATCCCGTTTGAGGTCACACGCGAAAAAACCGATCAAACGCCACGCGGTAAGCTC from Deltaproteobacteria bacterium includes the following:
- a CDS encoding LLM class flavin-dependent oxidoreductase, coding for GERPGERSSSIVSIRSWSGPLDKLAAVYSSLKLTNPFFKTLSKALPVSARAEFLHGLPLIPYLAAITKRVRLGVSIIVTPYRAPGVLAAEIATWDHLSGGRINVGVGSGWMPEEFAAASAAHIYQKRNKHVRETIEVMQGVWTNDVFEYHGEFADFPKCGFGVKPVQKPRPPMFFGGLGRPDLAAARVTKYSLEGWIGIMDTPEAIGIWRTAIKEEFVKMGTPNAIDALEICSMIPFEVTREKTDQTPRGKLTPTLVGTADQITDNLKRYRDAGMTMPLLWPPFSGTPTAKTITDMRRLVHDIMPKI